A segment of the Zingiber officinale cultivar Zhangliang chromosome 8B, Zo_v1.1, whole genome shotgun sequence genome:
CGGCTGACATTTAAGAAGGGAAGAGAAATATGtcttaacatccttttgggagtcaatGTCGTCGGCTGACGGTGCGAATGGACAGGAAATCGTACGGACGAAGATTGCGCCGCCCTAGTGTAAATGCGTCTGCCCCTTTAAGGTAAGGTGTCAGGGATCCTTTCCCGATGTTAGCTATTGAGGAAAGCTTAGGAAGTCACGTCCATCCGGGAAATGTGCAGTCAACTCatcgaagctctatataagaagaggAGTGGTTATCCGCAGAGGTACGCGCAGATACGTATCTGAGCACCACTatttcacttcttcattcctttcATTTCTCTTCGGGCCGATtgtgtgacttgagcgtcggagggtcgtcgccgggaaccccttcccggcttggcactaacgacttgtgattgCAGGAACGAGACGTTTCCACCACATACGGAGATCCACATCAGCGATACTTCCCGATAGTCATTCACTCAGCTTCGGGGCAGGATCAAatacaaataaagaaattaagagtATAAAAGTCATTTGCATATAGGACAAAACCTGAAAACAACGTGTCTAGCTGATTTAAAATTTAGacggaaaataaaaatagaaacagGGTACTAATAAGGATGGAgtgcataaaaaaaaaatcaaagtggagctttgatgattttaaaaaaatggaGTGCATTTTTTACTTTAATCTTCGTACAATTCACAACTAACccaaatgactctttagtcaactAGATTCAATTTTAATGGACTATTTCTACATTACATTCTTTAAACTCTTGCATTTAGTCGACTCCTAAGTAGACGAATGAACTGTTCACTCAATTGAATCTAAGCAAAGGTTTTCCTTTCATTTGACTTATCTCTCGTACGACCGTAAATAAGTTAAGCTGAACTAACTTTTGGAATGTTTAAtcttatttgataaaataattgaatttagccaagcctaaaatgaataaagtctttgaaatattatttaaactttgagttggtttattttttatgagcttgaacttAGTTCAAgttttacttaagcttggttagtTTATATGTTattgaactctcaattcaagcttgatttgaggttggttcatttagatgttatcaagctctaaATTCAAGTTTGATTTGAATTTGATTGTTTACTTTTACTTAtttgatcattttaaaatatttttttatttatatgttGATAAAAGTTTGACTAATGAATATTGTTAACgaatattattcatgaacgttGCTCATAAATATTAACAAGCTAAACGTAtatattcaaacttgtttgtttatttaatgagtggttcaagtttatttatttaattaattttatatgtatTGAACGGTAAATAAGAttttatcaaattaaacatcAAATTTATTTACGAAGGTCAATTCATATACAATTATGCCCTCTCGCAAGTCTACTAAAGTCTTCAGACTGAACTCATCCATAGATTGTGTGAGTTGGGATAAAAAGTCCCCTAGTCAAAGATTTTACTCGAGCCACTAGGATATGTTCTTGGTTTGAGAGGTTGTGGAATGATCGAGCTCTTCTTCTTGAACTCATCTGCTTGTCGGTTATTGTCGATTGGAGctaaattttcctttttctacTTCACCTTCGATATTGTTTTGCTCCATATAAAGACACTGTGACAGTGAAAAGAACTAATAGAAAGTAGAAGATAAAATCATAGAACATGACTTAGCATTGATACATCAGCACACAATTCGGAATTCAATCGACTTTTCAGCTCCCTCTACTTGTACCCTTCTCCATTTTCCTCTTCTCTTCACAGCTGAAGCGGCATCCATGACGCCGAGGCTTTTGGGGGTTTTCGATATCGCTCTCGCCGGATTCCATAAACAATGCTCGAAGGCATCGTCTTCGGATTCTTGGTTCTTGAGAGGTCATTTGGCCTTGGAGTGGCGCGAAAGTCCTCGGTTCAGTATTTTGAGGCTTCATTGCCTTATCGGAAGCCAAAGTTTCCGATGATCGGTTACATATCTTCAAGTGTACGCCTGGGTGCCTAACACTGCATGAACTCTGATCGATGGCCGAGTTATTGATGCTTTGAACATTATTGTTGATGCTGGAGGCGAAAGCCGTCTCTCCATTGCGATTGTCCTCACCGAGCTTATCGTCGTAGCCTATAACCATGGATGCTCCATTGTTTTTGCCTGCTAAAGTAATGACATTCACTGATGAACCTTTACTCCTTCCTTGACCAGAATTGGCAGCAGTTATCTTCTGTTTTAGTGTAGAAAGGCCTTCCTTGATCTCCTCCCCGTAAATAGCTCGCTTGCCGCCGGTGAATGAATCTTTCGACACAGGGAAAATTGTAATTTTGCGCTCCTTTTCGTTAGAACTCCGTCTCTGTTCTATGTTAACATCACTGGATACCGAGGCTACTTCGGTTTTTATGTTGACGGATTCAGGTTTCAAGTCTGAGTCTTCACTTTGTTTGGATGTGTCTTCTACGTTGTGTAGTTGTGAAGGCTCAGGTTTCTCCATGGCATTAACAGTTACATGTCGGAGATTCGATTCCCGCCTTACGGGGTTCCCCGACGACTTAGAACTTAGTTTTGTATCTTTTTCTACGGATGTTGCTTGTGCCTGCAACTTATGCAGCAATGTGATGGCTGAAGAGGGAGAGGCTATTGTTTGTAAAATTGGCTGATTTGTTGGGTTGCTCTTTGTTTCAGGAGGTCGTGACTTCACCTGAGCAACTCTCGGTTGTTTATCGGAACTCGGTTGAATCTGCACGGGGGCTTTTGAGGCTTCTCTCATTGTCGATGGGGACTTGATCTTCATCCGAGACTGCACTGGCGGTCTGCTATTTTGGTCTCTGGGATGGGGCTGCGCCGAATGGTGCTTGTGTGGTACATTCATACATGGCAGTTGAGAACCTTTTCGAGCTGCGGTTGGTCTTGGAGATGCTGATGTTGGCATGGGAGATATTGATTTTGCCTGGGCTGAAGGCTGGGATGAAGAACCGGCGATCGATCTTTGTCTGTTTGGAGTAGGACGCCAAGTTCTTCCATTCGGGCTAGTCCAGGATGGCATCCAAAAGCGAAACGGTTGAAACTGGTTCCGACTCGTTCTTTCTTCCATATAGGAGGTTAGCAATGACAAACTATCTAACAAGAATTATATCACAATTATAATAAGTCTCAGCGACTGATTCCTATTCGTCTGCAAGGAGTTCAAGTATGGTATCGGAAATAACTTGTGAAGGAGCTTGCTTAACGACTCCTCGAATCAAATGTTTTTACGTATCTCCGGTGAATGGAGAAAAAAGGGAGGAATATGAAGATATAGGAACAACTTGTGTGGAAGAAAAGTAAAGGGAGGAATAACTTTAAGAGAAGATAGGAATAACAAACACATCGTTCATACAATTTTGCTAGCTAGCTAAAGTAGTGCTCAATCTTTGTCTGGAACATTAACCTAGTTTTTGAGGGATGAATACCGATAAGTAAGAACTCCATATTCACTTAGGATGTTAAAATGCCAAAAGAATATATTCCTAGGCAAAGATTAAGAAACCCATTGTTTTcaatccaaacatcaaaacctatccAAGAATCTTTGagtctaataaattatatttgatCAAACAACTACATCAATGAGAGTGAAATTCCTCAAGTTCAAGCATCTTATCAATTCCTCAAACTCACAAGAACAATTGTATGCAGACGTGATACAGACAGAGAAACAAGGGGGTGTGAAATCAAAAGCAAACGGAAAGGTAAATCAACTTGATGCAATAAAGAAAGGGAGAGCTGGGAGATCGGTTACCAGCGATATTCAAGCTCGTAATGATGGAGCAGAGATCAGCAGCAACCACATCGAGATGGATGTCAATGGCTGATGCATTGGAAGCCCCGGCAAACCAATATCCAAGCTACAAGGAGAAGGGAGCAGAGCAGGAGATCGATGAGAATGATTTTCCGAACATACTGGCTCCAGAGTTTGGGAGCCGAGTTCGAATCACCATTTCCAGGGTCGGAATCGTCAATGTCGCGATCGACGACTGAAATCGCCAtcttactgttcttcttcttttgattctGATCCTCGTCTGAGTGCGATGGAAGAGGAACATTGGTAACGGGATTAGGGATGGCGGTCGATGGGGGAGGCTCCTCTGTCCAGGAGCCGAGGGATAGCACCATGCGGCGGAGCTCCGGGAGGAAGTCCTCCTGGAGGAAAAGCCGTGGGAGGGGTTCGGATAAGGAGGAGCAGCGGCGATGGAGGACcgcagaggaggagaatgagtcgCGGAGGCGCTCGAGGAGAAGGAGGGGGGCGAGGGGCTTGTCGTCGTCGGCGATGGCGAAGAATACGAGAGGGTCGGCCATGAGGAATGCATAGATCCGCCCGCCGGCAGTGTGGGAGTATTGGCGGTGGAAGCGGGGCGCGAAGGCGAGGCACTGGTCCGCGAGCTGCGAAGGCAGATGGTGGTTCTCGTCGCCGTCGAGGGGTGCATCGGCGGCGCAGCGAGAGAGCTCAGCGAGGACGGTGGTACCATGGGCGACGCACACATAGATAATCGGATGCTCAGGATCGGCGGCGAGCAAAGGAACCATCAGAGTGGCCGAACAACCGTGGAATTGCTCGAGACCGGGCGGAGACGTCGGGCGTTCTTAACCCTGCGACCACGATCCATATACGATTTATAATTTTGTTTCGACGATAACATCAATGCGACACTGCCCCCGATTCCGAGGTTGCATTAAGAGAACATTTCAAATTGGCCCCTCAGAAAACCCCACAGTTTCACATAAATTACATTCCGGTCCCTCTTTCTATAACCATTGATGGATTTGGAGGCTCAAGAAAATGAATTAAGTTAAGAATACAAGACAATGGCACGAAGAACTCGAAAAATATGAACTTtattctagaaaaataaaataggaaCATTATTTACTTTACAAGAAAGATCAAAATTGGGTGCATTAacgaaattatatatataaaaaaattgctATTAACCAGAAGGCCGACAAAATCCACCACCGATCAAACGTATGGAGGATCTGTAAATGCCCAGTTAAAGACCTGTTCGTATTGGATCGCAGCACTGTTCCAGGTGTAATCTTTTGACATTCCCCGCTGCATGAGCCCTTCCCAGGATGTTTTATGTTCTCTGTACGTTTGAATTGCCATCCTCAATGCCTGCAAACATCAAAATCAAAGGAAGAATATGAAATTGCTGGCTCCGTCCTAATAATAACAAAGATAAGACAGTCTACGAGACTCACTGCTAGCATGGCCTCCTTGCAAAATGGTGAGAATCTCCACCTATCAATGTTTCCGaccaaaaatatcataaaaattattttggaaatGAGCAGATCATATACGACCATATCATATATAAAGTACGCACCCTGTTCCTTGACCACTGCCATCGTTTGCGTAGGGATTGAAATTCTCAACAGTATCCTGAACCGAAGGAAAGAAACGAGGTCAGGAGTTTATTTGAATTATGCTGAAATAAACTACGGCAGTTCAAATCTCACTTTGAGGCCGCCGGTGGAGCTGACGACAGGGACAGTCCCATATCTCATGGAGTACATCTGATTCAAGCCGCAGGGTTCGAATCTCGAGGGCATTAAGAATATGTCACAACTGATCGAATAAAGTTAAAAGTATCAGATTTTGCTTTCTCATGATCGAAAGTCATATTAGTGATAGTTTCATACCCAGCAGTTATTCTATGAGAAACTGGGACGTTAAATCCGACCCATCCACGGAACTTTTCGTTGTAGACAGATTCGGCCCAACGCATCCAACTTTCAGTTTTTGCATCCCCTGATCCAAGCATAACCTGAAACAGGATAAAGCACATCGAGTGAGAAGGAAACAAGAGATCGATACAGCCACAAACGGAAGCACTTGTGAAAAAAAATGCACTTACAAATTGGACGTCATCTTGCAACAACTCTGGCAATGCTGAACAGATCAAATCAGTGCCCTTTTGATAATCCAATCTTCCAATGAATCCAATCTGCGAACCATTATCATCACTTCACAATGAGATTTATAAGCCATAAACATGTCATTGATGATGACTTTTAAAGAACATCACCAGTGGGGTATCAGGCCTGACAGGAAGACCAAGCTCCGTCTGTAAAGCTGCTTTGCACTGAGTCTGCATAGTTTAATTCACTCCAAGTGAGAAAAGTGTGAAATCAATCCCAATGACATGTGAAAATAACCACCATTCTAACAAACCTTTCCAGAGAGATCATCAATTGAATAATGGAACGGGATATGTTTGTCTGAAGTAGGATTCCATTCATCGACGTCAATCCCATTTGTGATTCCTAGGACAAAGAACTAAGTATGAGAGAACCTTCACACCCTTTGTAGTTATATTAAAATCTGATTATGTTTATAAAAAGAATGGAGATATTTTATATAGTTGAATACCATTCAAAACATATTTTCGGTTACTTAGAAGCTCATTCAGACCATTCCCACCTTCTGAAGTTGTAATTTCCCAAGAGTAACCCTGTCACCAGTGGCAAATAGATAAAATAACAGGCAAGAGAAATATACTTCCTTTAACCATATATAATACTTGATTGATATAAAGAGGAAAAGATGTTAAGAGTAGAAAAGGACCTGACTGACAGTGACTATTCGATCGCATGTAACAATTGCACTCTTAAGAAAATTAACCGCCTCACCCCTGTCAAGCGCATGCTTTCGAGCCCAAGTAGGAAAAATCCATTCAAGAGCACTATACCACTCTGTAGGCAGTGCCAAGTTGCTAAATGTAATTGCTGGTTCTACACCCTTCCGATAGAAAGCAAAGTGAAAAGAATGAGAATCCAAATAGTAGATATGAGTACCAACATCTGGAAATAACATCTAAATAACATATATTTACCTGGTGGGCGAGGTTATGAATAACAAGTACGCTGCGAGCATCTTTGTAAACACCATGTGGACGATATTTTGCAGCTAGAAGACTAAGTTAAATGCATTCAAAAAAATCATCAAAAGAGAGTACCTTTTAATGAAGTAAACAATTAAAGAAAAAACAACATAGAAATTATTTCTAATAATTCTCAAATAAATAAGATGATAAATTTGGCAGTAACGTCAACACAAAGATGAAGTCGTTGATCATCGTCTTTCATTTAAAAGGACAAGGATAGTTTGAATGTTTCTTTTAGTTAAtacaatatgcagcatatttcCCATGATAGTCCTATTCAATAAATTTTTCAACAGCTTGGTGAACAAAATGGATTATCTACATTGTACATAAGTTTCAAGCAATGCAAGTAGTATGCTTGAGTCAAAAGTGCATCTCAAATTCAAGGAATATAGCCAATTCATAGTATCCGGAAAACAGATAGTGTTACGCTTAAAACATCAAAGTTTAACTGttacaaaattcatatttttgTGTGTTCCAAGACAAATAGATAGGTTATATACATACTGCAAACTGTAAATTCATCATCAGGAATTACACTCAATGGAGACAAATTAACGACAGCTATTTGCTCTACCAAGTAACAATATTATCTACATGAATCAGTTCcattattaattatattttcatCAAACTTATACATACCATCACTGCAAGTAAAATATCACTGACCCTTGAGATTGGTTGCCAAGTTTCTCGTGGTTGTCAATAATTTCATGTGCATTCATTGATTAGACTTTGCAGAAACAAGATCACTAAATATGCAGTCACTGGTTATAATCTAGTTGTTATTGGGAAACCACTAAACAGCTAGTTGATTATGTATTATGGTCGGTCTAAGGAAACTTCCTAAGACATTATTATACTCATAATAAATTGACTTTCAAATTTGAGTTATTTGAGGATCCAAAAGAAGTGTGCAGAAGAATTTGATAGGCAAGAATCAGCTAATACTGGGCCATAAAATAAATGTGTTCTCCcaagaaaatgtttttaaaaaagattCTGCTCCAGAATATAATCATATAAACAAATCACATTCAACAATATTTGTAAGAATTAGTGTTGGATTGTAGGTGCATACACTGATACAAGTGATGTGTGCCAATCATTAATAACGAAAAGGCTTTTCTCTCCATATGTATAACCTCCCAGAGGTAGCACTAATGGAGCCTCACAAGCTGCATATGACAAGATTGTAAACCTGAACTGCAAAATTAAACATTTCTTTTTCATATGATTGCAGAAAATGTACTCTTATAATCACATATTTTGTTGGTAATTTCATTAGGGCAAACCTGATTGTCACCAAAAGCTCCACTTGAATCGCCATACGGATTTCCAGGTCTGTGATAAGCAGGATGATCAACAAATACCTAATTACACAAGACAAATGAGACGGATTATTTAAGAATAAATACGGCTGCTGTGATGAAGGACATCTGTTTGGTAATATTTAAACACGCATGCATGAACATATGTTTGCGACTTGGCAGTCAGAATGAGATGCATTGCTTTTTCtctcttaaccaaatatttgaaGTCCGATTAAAAAAATTATGGTAAATAAACAGGTAGAGGTTAAAAGAAAGATGGAACAAGTGCAATTTCAAAATGAACACCATAACCATAAAAGGAGGTATTGTTTTATGCCACTTATAACAAACAGTCTACTCTGAAATCAGAATGTATGAATCTTTTCAACACGCCAAAATAAGAAGTTTCCTTGTGCAAGAGTCTCAGAAATTAAAATATGGTGAATCAGGATGGTGATAGATTACACCTTAGAAAATTGCATATTACTGAAGGAATATCCAATTCTAAATGAATAAACATGTCAGTGCAGATAGATTATTAacaactttacatctcacaataAGCATCAGTCAATTACTAAGATTCATCTCATTTCATATACAAGAAAGGAAGAATATAGTTGCGTGTATCCAGATTAAAAGGGCATACCCAATCAACACCCTCTCTGTATTCATGAAAGAAAGAGATTTCATGCTCTCCTCCAAAGCATGAAACTTTGATGCGCACCATGAGATCAGTTGCATTAACAAAGTTTTTATCCGAAACACCATTTAGGTATCTTGGAGTGATCACCATTACTCGATGTCCTCTTGAGGCAAGAGCAATAGGTAATGAACCACAAACATCCGCTAATCCTCCTGTTTTTGAGTAAGGAGCAGCTTCAGAGctaacaaaaataatattatgaGTTATACTAGCCTTGGATTTCTCTTGTTCATCAATTTCATTCTCTTCTGCAGTAAGATCCAGAACATTGCCAGAAACTAAAACTTTGTCTTGCTCAATTTCGTTGACAATGGTATTAGAGAAAAGGCTAGAATCTTCAACTTCAGTAATGGTATCAAGAATTCCAGAAACTGAGACCATTCCATTGCCTACATGAAATTAACATCTTATCAGAAAGAATGACAATTAAGAAACTACTATGGATGTATACATGCATATACacgaaataataataatgataataatgataataatgaaaggcacaagtaataaaaatagcttaaaaaaataatatgtagCAAATTGAAGTTTATTGTAGATAATGTTTCATTTGAATCTAAAACATAAATCAGAAAAGCAAGGCATTGACTTTGTCGTTAATTCCTCTACAAATAATGACCAGCTGATGGTAAACATGCGCCACACAAATTGACCCATCTACAAAATCTAATCAACATGCGCCACACAAATTTTACGACCAACTATAATATTATCTTTAGCATGTATCAGTattctcaaaaaatttaattttttgtagtTATCATAGAAATCAAATATGTCAAAACCAAAAAAAAGATAGGATTCGCCACCAGTTGATAAGAGTAAAAGAACATAACCAAGAAAAAGAATAACGATTGCAATTACAAGTTAACACAAACCAAGGAAACTATATGGGCAGAACTGACGGTTCATTAAAGAATGAATTTGGAGGCCGAAAGTAGCATGGGCCAGTGGGTTCGTTGAATTTTCATCGGGATGTAAACCTTTAAAATCTTATATTCATTTTGTGACCCCGATGGAATTGGCCCCACTGGATTGCTTGGATCAGGCGATCAGCCACCGTGAGtctgttttaaaaatattctaaatatttatgattttttttttcaaaacacaCCTCAAAATTTATCTTGGTACCCCCGAATTTAGAAAATCTTCGTTTACACAGATGGAAATTTTGGAGGGGAGCACCAAGAACGCCGGTGCGTTCGTCGCAAAGGCCTCCGCCTTCGACTCCGCCGTCACTGTTAACGGCGGACGGGGGCAAATCGAAGGTTTCAAACATTCAGAAGGTACTTCGAAAAGACACAGGATTTAATCGTTTCTAATGCAATTTAAATCCGCACTACGAACTAACAGAAACAAAACCTAATTTGATCCACAGCGACTCCTCCCGCAGATTACTACGCCGAAGTAACTCATTGTCAACGAactcaaaaagaaaattttaattaaaaaaaaaagaaggaactCACCATTGAGTTCAACCCGAGCGCTAGGAAGAGCCATCAGCGGGCCATTCTCTGCCTCCGCCGGTTTCCCGGAAGCCAGGGTCGGCCAGTCCTGGTCCTCTCTTTTACACCGCAACGCTATGCTCCGACGAAGCGGTCCGACGGAGAGGAACCGGTGCCGATACGACGGCCTCAAGCTGGCGGCGGCCTGGGGAGAGGGTCGAGCGCGCAGCAATTCCATGGGCGGTGGGGCGGAGCAAGAGGCGATGGGAGGGAAGAGACGTAAGGAATAAAGAGAGGAGGAGGGGGAAAACTAAAGCGAATAAGGAAAAAGCTAAAGATAATTAGTTTATATAAAGGGAGGCCCGTGATTTTCTCATGTTCAGTTTGCTGACTcagcttttataaaattttaaaaatgaaaaaaaaatctaattttatcgttttttaaaaatttaaaaatttaaaaacaaagtcaattttttttagatttaatttgtAAACCGACTCCATCAATGCATTTAATTAgtctaattttaaagtttaataaaagaaaaaaatattattactatttttaacttttacGTGATTTCATATTAtgttcttttaaataatttaaataattatttagtcTTGTTTTTTCACATGATTAATGTGAAAGAGTTAGTCAGAATACCACATAAAATTGTATAAAGGTGATCTTTTCGCGTTAGATATTtacttaataattattattaaactaaattgtaaacgctattaaatattaattaaattataatatgtGTGTTAAAAGTTACATTTATGGAGATTAACAAGTTATATTACGGAtgatgtaaaattaaaatttaaaaaaaaatctggttTCAGGTTATAAGAAATAAAATTTGGTTTTcaggattttaaaaaatataaattaaaaattaaaatctctgttTACGTAAAAAAACAAGTCAAAAGTGGATTATTGGATTTAATGAGTAAAACGACTCAATAAATTTATTAACACAT
Coding sequences within it:
- the LOC122014133 gene encoding nucleolar protein dao-5-like, whose amino-acid sequence is MEERTSRNQFQPFRFWMPSWTSPNGRTWRPTPNRQRSIAGSSSQPSAQAKSISPMPTSASPRPTAARKGSQLPCMNVPHKHHSAQPHPRDQNSRPPVQSRMKIKSPSTMREASKAPVQIQPSSDKQPRVAQVKSRPPETKSNPTNQPILQTIASPSSAITLLHKLQAQATSVEKDTKLSSKSSGNPVRRESNLRHVTVNAMEKPEPSQLHNVEDTSKQSEDSDLKPESVNIKTEVASVSSDVNIEQRRSSNEKERKITIFPVSKDSFTGGKRAIYGEEIKEGLSTLKQKITAANSGQGRSKGSSVNVITLAGKNNGASMVIGYDDKLGEDNRNGETAFASSINNNVQSINNSAIDQSSCSVRHPGVHLKICNRSSETLASDKAMKPQNTEPRTFAPLQGQMTSQEPRIRRRCLRALFMESGESDIENPQKPRRHGCRFSCEEKRKMEKGTSRGS
- the LOC122016508 gene encoding phytolongin Phyl1.2-like, encoding MVPLLAADPEHPIIYVCVAHGTTVLAELSRCAADAPLDGDENHHLPSQLADQCLAFAPRFHRQYSHTAGGRIYAFLMADPLVFFAIADDDKPLAPLLLLERLRDSFSSSAVLHRRCSSLSEPLPRLFLQEDFLPELRRMVLSLGSWTEEPPPSTAIPNPVTNVPLPSHSDEDQNQKKKNSKMAISVVDRDIDDSDPGNGDSNSAPKLWSQYVRKIILIDLLLCSLLLVAWILVCRGFQCISH
- the LOC122016507 gene encoding starch synthase 1, chloroplastic/amyloplastic-like is translated as MELLRARPSPQAAASLRPSYRHRFLSVGPLRRSIALRCKREDQDWPTLASGKPAEAENGPLMALPSARVELNGNGMVSVSGILDTITEVEDSSLFSNTIVNEIEQDKVLVSGNVLDLTAEENEIDEQEKSKASITHNIIFVSSEAAPYSKTGGLADVCGSLPIALASRGHRVMVITPRYLNGVSDKNFVNATDLMVRIKVSCFGGEHEISFFHEYREGVDWVFVDHPAYHRPGNPYGDSSGAFGDNQFRFTILSYAACEAPLVLPLGGYTYGEKSLFVINDWHTSLVSVLLAAKYRPHGVYKDARSVLVIHNLAHQGVEPAITFSNLALPTEWYSALEWIFPTWARKHALDRGEAVNFLKSAIVTCDRIVTVSQGYSWEITTSEGGNGLNELLSNRKYVLNGITNGIDVDEWNPTSDKHIPFHYSIDDLSGKTQCKAALQTELGLPVRPDTPLIGFIGRLDYQKGTDLICSALPELLQDDVQFVMLGSGDAKTESWMRWAESVYNEKFRGWVGFNVPVSHRITAGCDIFLMPSRFEPCGLNQMYSMRYGTVPVVSSTGGLKDTVENFNPYANDGSGQGTGWRFSPFCKEAMLAALRMAIQTYREHKTSWEGLMQRGMSKDYTWNSAAIQYEQVFNWAFTDPPYV